One window from the genome of Halostella litorea encodes:
- a CDS encoding helix-turn-helix domain-containing protein: MVAQGVHAEVEVAASACRVIDVSREAGTVRAVSRCASPADDPVTVEFSADASAEFDDVEEVFNCGDEAVYRFDCERGSTSDCACELVESRGCPVRHLQVEDGVIVLSFVAGDVADLRETVADLRERFDEISLRRLTRSNRPEAGDDLTLLDHARLTERQREVLETAHGMGYFDHPKEANATEVSDTLGINRSTFSEHLSAAQSKLLDSLLEA; the protein is encoded by the coding sequence ATGGTGGCTCAGGGCGTCCACGCGGAGGTCGAGGTCGCGGCGTCGGCCTGCCGCGTCATCGACGTCTCCCGCGAGGCCGGGACGGTCCGGGCCGTCTCGCGGTGTGCGTCCCCGGCGGACGACCCCGTCACGGTCGAGTTCAGCGCCGACGCGTCCGCGGAGTTCGACGACGTCGAGGAGGTGTTCAACTGCGGCGACGAGGCGGTGTACCGGTTCGACTGCGAGCGCGGGTCGACGTCGGACTGTGCGTGCGAACTGGTCGAGAGTCGCGGCTGCCCGGTCCGGCACCTCCAGGTCGAGGACGGGGTCATCGTCCTCTCCTTCGTCGCCGGCGACGTCGCGGACCTCCGGGAGACCGTCGCGGACCTCCGCGAGCGGTTCGACGAGATATCCCTGCGGCGGCTCACCCGCTCGAACCGCCCGGAGGCGGGCGACGACCTCACGCTCCTCGACCACGCCAGGCTCACCGAGAGGCAACGCGAGGTGCTGGAGACGGCCCACGGGATGGGCTACTTCGACCATCCGAAGGAGGCGAACGCGACCGAGGTGTCCGACACGCTCGGGATCAACCGGTCGACGTTCTCCGAACACCTCTCGGCCGCGCAGTCGAAACTCCTCGACTCCCTGCTCGAAGCATGA
- a CDS encoding DUF342 domain-containing protein, which translates to MRSLTKLAVLFVVSGSLLLAVPTSGFTTIAAERTSTVTVTDDADALLGVQATGNTPDQQSDAVVVEITNNAGTDFSNLETEVTVDDPTLAVSDGFAGSLAAGGTTGLTLTCSGGGSGTATVDITSNATGSGIEIRDYQYSHTFDYSCTGGGGNDPGPASFTASDVDSTADTPSQTFTFDAAGLGSKDSATVDLTDPQENGGIDYTTMTAGDVEVVSGKGSASYDAASDEITYEPQGNPKGTIEIRVENFAVESADGGTVEYSDAAGRTDQASFSVVAVAENGGSVDTSGDAAVPDGETAGEVEAGGDVTVGGDANVNDGVEADGDVSVGDGAAVNDGVESDGDVTAGENVNVNDGIESEGSVSLGDGSTAGSIEASDAVTVDGGTVNGDVETGGDVYLTNGASVNGDVETDGTVYVGCDVTTNGEIDAEGGQESTC; encoded by the coding sequence ATGCGGTCGCTCACGAAGCTCGCCGTGCTGTTCGTCGTCTCCGGGAGCCTCCTGTTAGCCGTTCCGACGTCCGGGTTCACGACTATCGCGGCCGAGCGGACGAGCACGGTGACCGTCACCGACGACGCCGACGCGCTGCTCGGCGTGCAGGCGACCGGAAACACGCCGGACCAGCAAAGCGACGCCGTCGTCGTCGAGATCACGAACAACGCCGGGACGGACTTCTCGAACCTGGAGACGGAGGTGACCGTCGACGATCCGACGCTGGCCGTCAGCGACGGGTTCGCCGGGAGCCTCGCGGCCGGCGGGACGACCGGACTGACGCTGACGTGTTCGGGCGGCGGGTCGGGCACGGCGACGGTCGATATCACCTCGAACGCGACCGGCTCGGGGATCGAGATCCGGGACTACCAGTACAGCCACACGTTCGACTACAGCTGTACGGGCGGCGGTGGTAACGACCCCGGGCCGGCGTCGTTCACCGCCAGCGACGTCGACTCGACCGCGGACACCCCGAGCCAGACGTTCACGTTCGACGCCGCCGGTCTCGGGTCCAAGGACAGCGCGACGGTCGACCTGACCGACCCGCAGGAGAACGGCGGGATCGACTACACGACGATGACGGCCGGGGACGTCGAAGTCGTCAGCGGCAAGGGAAGCGCCAGCTACGACGCGGCCAGCGACGAGATCACCTACGAGCCACAGGGCAACCCCAAGGGCACAATCGAGATCCGGGTCGAGAACTTCGCGGTCGAGTCGGCCGACGGCGGCACCGTCGAGTACAGCGACGCCGCCGGGCGGACGGACCAGGCCTCGTTCTCGGTCGTCGCCGTCGCCGAGAACGGCGGCAGCGTCGACACGAGCGGCGACGCCGCCGTCCCCGACGGCGAAACCGCCGGCGAGGTCGAAGCGGGCGGCGACGTGACCGTCGGCGGGGACGCCAACGTCAATGACGGGGTCGAGGCCGACGGCGACGTCTCGGTCGGCGACGGGGCGGCCGTCAACGACGGCGTCGAATCGGACGGCGACGTCACGGCCGGCGAGAACGTCAACGTCAACGACGGGATAGAGTCGGAGGGGAGCGTCTCGCTCGGCGACGGCTCAACGGCCGGAAGCATCGAGGCCTCCGACGCCGTTACGGTCGACGGCGGGACCGTCAACGGCGACGTCGAGACCGGCGGCGACGTCTACCTGACGAACGGGGCCTCGGTCAACGGCGACGTCGAGACCGACGGCACGGTGTACGTCGGCTGTGACGTCACGACGAACGGCGAAATCGACGCCGAGGGCGGGCAGGAGAGCACCTGTTGA
- a CDS encoding DUF7560 family zinc ribbon protein, with product MSNQFTFDCPECSVDVVVDDPIRAQILVDGCVLCGAPVGTDAFSRADPATSG from the coding sequence GTGTCGAACCAGTTCACCTTCGACTGCCCGGAGTGCTCCGTCGACGTCGTCGTCGACGACCCCATCCGCGCCCAGATACTGGTCGACGGGTGCGTGCTGTGTGGCGCGCCCGTCGGCACCGACGCCTTCAGCCGGGCCGACCCCGCAACGTCGGGGTGA